A genomic window from Martelella lutilitoris includes:
- a CDS encoding DUF1127 domain-containing protein, which produces MSMARSFNNWIKYRQTVSELGRMNARELSDLGINRDDIRRVARKAAF; this is translated from the coding sequence ATGAGCATGGCTCGTTCGTTCAATAACTGGATCAAGTACCGCCAGACCGTTTCGGAACTCGGCCGCATGAATGCGCGCGAACTGTCCGACCTCGGCATCAACCGTGACGATATCCGTCGCGTTGCCCGCAAGGCCGCATTCTAA
- a CDS encoding DUF1127 domain-containing protein — protein sequence MHPFDFTMKWFSYRRTRAQLRNLTAAELKDIGLLPGDIDRVAARAFR from the coding sequence ATGCATCCCTTCGACTTCACCATGAAATGGTTCAGCTACCGCCGCACGCGCGCCCAACTGCGCAATCTTACCGCCGCAGAACTCAAGGATATCGGCCTGCTGCCGGGCGACATCGACCGCGTCGCGGCCCGCGCATTCCGCTGA